The genome window TGTATTCCTACGCGGTTAGTCGCAAAAACGATCGAATCGATTCCAACATCGAGCAATTCGTCGATAGCATCATTTATCCCTTCCTCAAACCGTTCATAAGACGCCGATCTGACTAAAGAATCATTTACCTCAATACCATAATCGCGTAAAGCCTTACGATAGCCAGTACATCGTTTCGAAATATTAGGTAACCCCATATTGTATGCGACAAAAGCAATTTTACGACATCCCTGTTCTATCAGGTATCCAGTTAAAGCATACGATGCCAGCTCATTATTAATTTGAACCGAACTAATAGGAACACCCTCTATTCCTCTATCTATCTGCACAAAAGGGATTTTCTCAGTCATTAATCCTTTGACTACGGCTTCACTATTCTGAGGGGGAGCCATAATAATACCATCTACATTCTTTTCGATGAAAAGATCCAATAAACGTCCGAATTTTTCAGCTGACTCGTCTGAACTTCCAAACATGACCTGATATCCCTTTTCACCAGCAATATTTTCGATATAGCGTGCTAATTTTGCAAAAAAAGGATTCGAAATATCAGCCACTATCAGCCCCAGCGTTCTTGTTTTTCCCGTTCTCAAACTGCGGGCCGCCATGTTCGGACGGTAATTTAACTCGTCGGCGATTTTCCTCACTTTCTCGGCAACTTCCTTACTGATGCGTAGCTTCTCGCCCTTACCATTGAGGACTAAAGATACCGTCGCACTTGAAACGCCTAACCGGTCGGCTATATTTTTTATAGATACGCGAGTCATGTATTACTTATATACAAACTAAATTCTTGTTTTCAAAGACAAATATAGTTCATTTAAACGATTTAGCAAATGAAAGAAGAAAATTTAATTTCAAATATTTTTTATACGACTCATTAAACCTAAATTTATTTGATTACGATTACCAGAGTTGCTTTCGGTACAGCCCAATCATAGATAAAACGGGCATGGGACGTAGCGCTTCGTACACACATATGGGAACGGGGAACCGTTCCTAATGACGGACTGAACTCTATCAAATCGGTATGCGGCTCATTTACGGGAATTCCGTGAATGTAACCGCCATTAGTAAAGCGACTGGCAAAAGGGGCGAAACCGCCATGTTCGTCTTTCCCGTCTTTCAGGTAAATCATTTTAGGTTTGTGCTCTTGTATCACAAAAATACCCAACGGGGTCTCCTGCATATAGGGCGGACCGTGTTTACCTGTCGTAACGGGATTCATACTTCTTACCAACCATTTTTTTTCCGCTTTTTCTAAAGCAGCAGCATTCTGGTTGGTCACATCAACAAATATTATTTTATTAAATACCAATGTATCGGGCAATACTTTGACATATTTTAAGGGAACCTGCCTGATTTCGTCCCTATTCAGGGTAGCAATTTTCGCATATCGGCCTTCATAACCAAGGTACATAACTAACGATCCGTCTCTGCCATATCGAACTGGAGTTACCGTATCACCGGGGATATATAACGGTACCGACTGATAACGCTCTACTCCCAGCGTATCTGCTACCCGTTTATATTCGTTCCTCCGAAAAGAAACGACCAAAGGAGCCTCACCGTTTCGGTTCCTGTAATTTTGCAATATAGCCCATACCGGTTTCCGCTGATGCCATTCTTCAAGTTCGGCCAAATACCTTTTCATTTTTTCCCATTGAAACTCACGTTTTCCTTTACGATACGTATAAGTATCCGGTAACGTATGCTGATCATATAAAAGAGCTTTTACTATAGGAATTTCACTTACAGGATTATCATCAGATATAAAAACCGGCATAAACAGTACCAATGTATCTTTACGTATGCTGTCACCAAGGGAAGTATCATTAATATCTACTTCATATTTACAGGATGTTAAAACCGGAAATATAATAAACAACAATACGAAAATAAATTTTATCATATTCTAAAATACAAATTTGCTATGTTATAATAAAACAATAGAGTGTCAATAATTATTCTGAAAAAGAAAAAAAAGAATATGATTCATTTTTTCTCCGGTTAAAGATAAGTAATTTTAACGGCACATTGCAAATTATGATACATATATTATATTACATAATCATTTTTATTTAAATATAAAATGTTACGAATGAAGTTGTGAATCGAGTCACAACACCGAAATCGAACGATCGATAAGATGTAACGAAAAAACAATATTACCGACACTCATACAACTACGATGTCGAGCTACATAAATATAATAAATACATAAACGACAAACAAACTGATGAATAATATGTTGTCGGGTTCTTTGATTACGTCTCCCAATATTTGAACTTCTCAACAAAACAAATATTCCTACTATCGAGTACCTTTGTATAGGAATATTATTACAGTCGATTAAATAAAAAAATAAATGACAGACAAAATCCATACATTGCGTTATTCGGATATCTTTCTGGCGATGTACTTCAACGAAGAAATGAGTTGCCTGCATCGGAACCACTCTCACGTATTGGTTTATATTTACTCGGGCGAACTGGAAATTAACGAACGAGGCAAAATCACCCGCTTGCGTCGAGGCGAATGTGCTTTTATCCGCAAGGATATCGGAGTACAGATGATCAAAAAGGCACACAACGGGAAACAGTTCAAAGCTATATTCCTGATGTTTACCGCGAAATTTTTGCGTGATTTTTACAATAGATTAAACCGAACCACATTACCTAAAGAGGCAAAACGAAACAAAATAAGTCTTTACAAATTACCGGCTAACCGTCCCGATATTCTTAGTCTGTTCGAATCTATGAAGCCTTATTTCGATTCTAACATTCGACCAACTGACGAATTACTGCAACTGAAAATGATCGAGGGCGTATATGTACTTCTACATACCAGCAAAAGCCTTTATGCCTCTATTTTCGATTTTGCCGATCCTTGGAAGATCGATATTCTTGAATTTTTGGAACAAAATTACATGAATGACCTCTCGATGGAAGAAATTGCCAACTACACTGGCCGCAGTCTTTCCACATTCAAACGGGATTTCAAAAAATACAGTTCTCTT of Coprobacter tertius contains these proteins:
- a CDS encoding LacI family DNA-binding transcriptional regulator, whose product is MTRVSIKNIADRLGVSSATVSLVLNGKGEKLRISKEVAEKVRKIADELNYRPNMAARSLRTGKTRTLGLIVADISNPFFAKLARYIENIAGEKGYQVMFGSSDESAEKFGRLLDLFIEKNVDGIIMAPPQNSEAVVKGLMTEKIPFVQIDRGIEGVPISSVQINNELASYALTGYLIEQGCRKIAFVAYNMGLPNISKRCTGYRKALRDYGIEVNDSLVRSASYERFEEGINDAIDELLDVGIDSIVFATNRVGIQSLIHLKERKKMTGLQFVSIDYTDEYALSDIPITCIEQPIGELGERALNILFRYIDDPSYNVIEQVILQAKICK
- a CDS encoding L,D-transpeptidase, whose translation is MIKFIFVLLFIIFPVLTSCKYEVDINDTSLGDSIRKDTLVLFMPVFISDDNPVSEIPIVKALLYDQHTLPDTYTYRKGKREFQWEKMKRYLAELEEWHQRKPVWAILQNYRNRNGEAPLVVSFRRNEYKRVADTLGVERYQSVPLYIPGDTVTPVRYGRDGSLVMYLGYEGRYAKIATLNRDEIRQVPLKYVKVLPDTLVFNKIIFVDVTNQNAAALEKAEKKWLVRSMNPVTTGKHGPPYMQETPLGIFVIQEHKPKMIYLKDGKDEHGGFAPFASRFTNGGYIHGIPVNEPHTDLIEFSPSLGTVPRSHMCVRSATSHARFIYDWAVPKATLVIVIK
- a CDS encoding AraC family transcriptional regulator, whose protein sequence is MTDKIHTLRYSDIFLAMYFNEEMSCLHRNHSHVLVYIYSGELEINERGKITRLRRGECAFIRKDIGVQMIKKAHNGKQFKAIFLMFTAKFLRDFYNRLNRTTLPKEAKRNKISLYKLPANRPDILSLFESMKPYFDSNIRPTDELLQLKMIEGVYVLLHTSKSLYASIFDFADPWKIDILEFLEQNYMNDLSMEEIANYTGRSLSTFKRDFKKYSSLSPQKWLIQRRLEAAHELINKGGRKVSEICYDVGFKNLSHFSKIYKEMFGVTPTEKIKS